Within the Natranaeroarchaeum sulfidigenes genome, the region CTGTCGCTGGTCGCCGTGTTGAGTCTCGCCCTCGAAGAAGAGACGCCCGCACGTGTCCGCGAGATCTATCCACGATATCGCTCGGCTGCAGAGTACGTGGGGACGAACCCACTCGTCCGCCGGCGGATGCACGACCACCTTTCGGACCTTGCCATGCAGGGGATCCTCTCACGAAACACTCGCAACGAGGGCCGTGCCGGAGGAAAGTACTACGTCTACGACCTCGACGTTGCCGTCGACATGGTGCTTGACGTGATAGAAGACCTGGAGACCGTCGATCTTCCGCCCGACGTGTTGCGTCATACTCCGTGACCCGTACCTGTACGGTACTTCACTGATTCCTGTGCGGTACTTCCTGCGATCGCTTCCCTCTCCTGGCGCTCTCCCATCTGGAAACAGCTGTAGCTACCCCACACCCACAGTATTCTCCAAGAACACTCGACAGGGTGGGGTGAGGGTGTCAGGTCATCCACAACCACTATTCGCCGACCTGAACGTACCAGCCTACGTCAGGTGGAGGGGCTAACCAAATAGAGGAGGATTCACAGGGAGTCGAACAGCCGATACAAACCCAGATACACAACTACCAACTGTCCAGTTTCAGGCCCCCACCCACCTCCCCGAAGGAACACTGGACACAGTGGGGTGGGTGGGTCCCGTTCCCCAACACTCCCGTCGAAGTGCGAACACTCGACATAGTGGGGTGACTCTGTTCCCTGAGGGAACCCCCGACGTTTACCTGCCACGCCGTAATTACATATAATTAGAACGTGACCTCACGACACGACATCGTACTCGCTGCACTGCCAGCTCTGGCGGTCAGTGGTATCGTCGTTCAGTACCTCAATTCACTGTTCACGGCGGTACTCGGAATACACGTCGGACTCCCGGAGCTCCCGCTGGTGCTCGCTGGGCTGTCTGCTGCCGTGCTGGTCGTGTGCCACGAGGTGTTCATCCAACCACCCGTTGAACACTACTGATTGTCGACCCGAAAAACGTAGATAACGACAATACGCCACATGGAGACAGTCAACACCCGATCGGGACAGTCAACACCTGATACGGAGACTTTCGATACACCCGTATCGGCCCAACTCAAAGGGTTTATGAAGTCGCTCGAACTACCAATCGGTACTATGGCCGAAGGCAAACGACGACAGACCGGAAGTTCGGGCCGCTTCGGGGCTCGCTACGGTCGCGTCGCACGAAAACGCGTCTCCGAGATCGAGAGTGACATGCAAAACGCAACCGTCGACGGTGACGATGTCAAACGCGTCGGCACCGGGATCTGGATTAACGAGGAGACCGGCGAGAAGTTCGCTGGTGGCGCATACCGACCGGACACACCTGCCGGACGTAGCGTCAAACGATCGATCCGCGCCGCACTCTCCGAGGACGAGTAACGATGTCGTACAAGTGCTCGCGCTGCAAGCGTGACGTCGAACTCGACGAGTACGGGGGCGTGCGCTGTCCCTACTGCGGGCACCGTGTACTTCTCAAAGAACGGAGCCGGGACGTAAAGGAAGTCGACGTCGAGTAGACGCCTCCGTATGGACGCGTTCGTACACGGAGCGACCTACACGTTTGCGTACGACTCGGCTACTGTTGCAACGATAATCGAGCGGAGCATCCGCCCAGAGGTCGGCGATATTGACGACGAGCGCTCGAAGGTCTCCCTCTCTCGCTCGGACTCAACGATAGAAATCACCGTCGAAGCGACTGATCTGGTCGCACTCCGGGCAGCCTCGAACACCTGGTTGACGCTGGTCGACGTGGCCGAGTCCCTCGCCGACCGCGGCAGAGCATGTCGCTGACTCCGGCCGATCGGCGGATCCGATCTGCGGACACGTAGTGGCACTGTCGGCTATCGAAGGTCACGTGACGACCAACGAATTTGAGTTGCAACCATAATGACGGGGTTTTTCCGTCCGGACCTCCACCTGAGAAGTATGCAAGGCAACCTACCGCCGGAAGCACAGGAGAAACTCGAACAGCTTCAGGATCTTCAGGAGACCGCACAGCAGGTCGCAACCCAGAAGAACGAGGCCGAAACGCAGCTCAACGAGGCCGAACTGGCGCTCGACGAGCTCGAAGATATCGACGAGGACACCGTCATGTATCAAGAGGTCGGCGAACTGCTCGTCGAGACGGACTACGAGACAGCGAGCGAGGATCTCGAAGAGAAGGTCGACAGCCTCGAAATCCGCGTCGAGACGCTGACCAAACAGGAAGAGCGCGTGCAAGAGCAGTTCGAGGACCTGCAGGGCGATCTCGAAGAACTGCTTGGCGGCGGCCCCGGCGGCGCGCCGATGGGCGGTCCCGGCGGCGCATAAAGACACGATGCCAGACGACGAGGAAGTGGTTCAGACGGCCGCTGAAGCCGCTGAGGGGTTGATCCTCTCGCGAGTGAAGAACTCGAACGTCGAGGATGTCGACGTGACAGTCACCTTTGAGGACGGCGTGCTCGATGTCGACGTCTACCTCAACGCACCCGAGGCCGACGAGGACGAGCAGGTGGTCGCCGACGACGCCGCACTCGCGGCCCAGTCCGCTGTCGACGACCTGTTCGAGGACGCGTCGTAACGCGCTGACGCGCCCGCCTCTTTTTACCTGCAATAGACACCACAAGTGACCGGTTTCGCGTATCAGCTGGTAGCCTGTATTTCAGTCTCGGGATGGGATCGACGCCCTGTGATCTCTGCTGGTGCCAGCGGATTTTCATGTATCCGCTGGTCGTGATCCTGGGTATCGGGGCGTACCAGAACAACGACAGGCCCGCGCTGATCCTCCTCTCGCTCTCGGTTTCGGGCGCACTGCTGGCGGCGTCTCACCCCCACATTCAGTACGCGACCGTCGGGGTCGGCTCCTGCACTGTCGGCGGCGGGTGTACCACCGTTCAGTACGAACTGCTCGGGCTCAGTATCCCGAACATGGCGCTGATCGGGTTTCTGTTGTTCATCGGAATAGCGATCGTGGGCGTCCTGGACGGCCAGTTGAACAGGTAACGTCTGTCGAGTTACTCCTCGCAGATCGCGCGGAAGTTCTCGAACAGTTCCTCGCCTTCCTCGGTATGGGCAACTTCGGGATGCCACTGGACGCCGTAGAGGTCGCGACCTGTGTTACTCATCGACTCGACGCCGCAGACATCGCTTTTGCCGGTCAGCTCGAATCCTGCTGGCAGTTCCTTCACCTCATCGGCGTGGCTCGCCCACACGCGCGTTTCGGGATACAGTGAGCCAGTCAGCGGATCGTCTTCTTCAAGCAGTTCGACTGTAACGTCGGCGTAGCCGCCGTACTCGCCGCCGCCGACGCGCCCGCCGAGTTCGTCGGCGATGATCTGCATCCCGAGACAGATACCCAGCACCGGAATATCGAGATCGAGATACTCCCCGCAGCGACCGATATCGTCGATATCCGGCCCGCCCGAAAGGACGAGCCCGTCAGCGTCAATCTCCTCTGGTGGCGTCTCGTTGTCGATCAGTTCCGTGTCGATGCCCATGTCCCGGAGCGCGCGCTGCTCCAGATGCGTGAACTGGCCGTGGTTGTCGACCACGTCGATCTTCGTCATTGGCAGGCGCTACTCACGCGGCGAATAAAAGCCGTCCGAATGCGCCCAGTATGGCGGGAAATGCGCGATCGTGGGACACGAAAACGATATGCCAGTTGATCCTCGTGTGCATAGAATTAACACGATACCACTCATTCATCCGCATATGGTAACCGAGCGTCTCTCCCGGTTCGATCATCCGGCATGGATCACTGCTGTCAGCACGCTCATAGCGTGGGGGATCATTCTCGCAGTGGTATTCGTCGCCCTGTTCGCAGTCCCATATCTCGCTGTGACACTGCTGTGACGAAGCGAGACGATCCAGTCGGTATCGGTGTGTTTTTCGCTTCCGCGTTCGACGGTGGTGCATGGACGAGACTGAGGACCTCGAAATCCTCCTGACGAACGACGACGGGATCGGCAGTGTCGGAATTCGAGCCCTACACGACGCGCTGGCCGAGGTCGGTAACGTCACAGTCGTCGCACCAGCGGACGATCAGAGCGCGGTTGGGCGGGCGATTTCGACCGAGGTCGAGATCGAAGAACATGCGCTGGGCTATGCGATTCAGGGAACCCCATCCGACTGTGTCGTTGCAGGACTGGAGGCGATCGGCCCGTATCCCGATCTCGTCGTTTCGGGCTGTAATCGCGGTGCAAATCTGGGTCAGTACGTCCTCGGACGATCGGGGACGGTGAGTGCGGCGGTCGAAGCGGCGTTTTTTGGCGTCCCGGCGATCGCCGTCTCGCTGTACGTACCGACCGGTGATCTCGCGTTTCACGAAATAGAGGTGACGCGCGAGGACTACGCGGAAGCCGTCAGAGCAACCGAGTATCTTGCAGAGCGGGCAATCAGCGAGGGGGTGTTCGAGGACGCCGACTATCTCAACGTCAACGCGCCGGTCCCGGACAACGAGCCGGCGGGGATGACGATTACCAGCCCCTCACACGTCTACGACATGGATGCGACTCACAACGGGGACTCGATTACACTCCACGATCGGATCTGGGAGCGGATGGCAGAGGCCAATATCGACGACCCCGAGGGGACGGATCGACGCGCCGTTGTTGAGGGGAACATTAGCGTCTCACCGCTGACGGCACCACATACGACCGAACACCACGACGCGCTGGATACGCTCGTCGGCGACTACGAAAATTGCTGAGTTCGAGCCGCGATAAGTCGATCCCTCAACGTCGGCACAGTCCGGGAATTTGTAAGTAGATTGAAACCCCGACTTCCTTGGTAGATCAGACGATGGCCGGGGGAGGGGCCATCGGAGCGAGTAGTAGCCTTTAGCAAAGAATCGAATAGCTGTCCGAGGAGCTAGTGCATACCAGATCGTTCGAGCCGGCTCGGATCCAGTCGGGCACCCCTCTCGCCCAATCGAGTATGGACAATTATTAAGAAAATAGGTGTTTAAGGAAATCTTCATAATAGTTTCTTGGCAAAGGATAGCAAAGGCTTTAGTTCGGGTCACACCAAACTTTCAGATACTGCTGGCCCACGCTGGGCCGGGAATAAATTATGACTGATGACGAACTCATCTGGCGAATCGCAGGAGGTTCCGGTGACGGAATCGACTCGACGAGTCAGAACTTCGCAAAGGCCCTGATGCGGTCGGGGCTGAACGTATTCACGCATCGACATTACCCGTCGCGGATCCGTGGTGGCCACACGTACGTGGAGATTCGCGCAACAGAAGACGATGTCAAATCACGTGGGGACGGCTATAATTTCCTGCTTGCCCTTGGTGACTCCTTCGCCCGGAATCCGAAGGAGAACGCCTACTACGGCGAGGAGGAGATCAAGCCCCTCTATGAAAACCTCGATGAACTCCGCGAAGGCGGAATTATCGTCTACGACTCGGGAATGCTCGACACGGACGACATCCCGAACTTCGACGAGCGCGTCGAGGAGAACGACTGGCACGTCTTCGATATCAACCTCCGTGAGATCGCCAAAGAGCACGGCCGCGAGATCATGCGTAACACCGCCGGTGTCGGTGTTACCGCGGCGCTGCTCGACATGGAACTCGACGAGATCGAGAACCTCATGGAGGACGCCATGGGCGGCGATATGCTCGAAGCCAACCTGAACGTGCTCCACGACGCCTACGAGATGACCAACGAGGAGTACGAGTTCGAGCACGACCTTACGGTCCCGACGGGCGAGCACGACGAAGAGCAGGTACTCGTCTCCGGCTCGAACGGTGTCGCGTACGGGGCCCTCGACGCTGGTTGTCGCTTCATTGCGGGCTATCCGATGACGCCATGGACGGACGTCTTCGCGATCATGTCCCAGAACCTGCCCGAGTTCGGCGGCATCGCCGAGCAGGTCGAGGACGAGATCGCGGCGGCGGCGCTCGCAGTCGGTGCGAGCCACGCGGGCGTCAAAGCGATGTCCGGCTCCTCCGGCGGTGGCTTCGCGTTGATGGGCGAGCCACTCGGTCTCGCGGAGATGACAGAGACGCCGATCGTGCTGATCGAAGCGATGCGAGCAGGCCCCTCGACGGGTCTACCGACCAAACCCGAACAGGGCGACCTCGAATCGATCCTGTACTCCAGTCAGGGTGACTCCAACCGTGTCGTCTTCGCACCGGCGGATCCCGCCGAGGCGTACGACCAGACGCGGATGGCGTTCAAACTGGCCTACGATTACCAGATTCCGGCCATCGTCATCATCGACCAGAAGCTCTCCGGGGAGAACCGCAACGTACCCAAGAGCTTCTTTGACCGACCCGTCGATGCCGACCCCGGCAGCGTCCTCACCGAGGAAGAACTCGCTGAGGCGCCACACGACGAGTCCGGCAAGTTCGAGCGGTTCATCCACGAGACTGACAACGGCGTCGCGCCGCGCTCGCTCCCCGGACAGAAGGATGGACGCTATCTGGCAACCGGTAACGAGCACAACAAGGCTGGTCACATCGACGAAGATCCGGACAATCGCGTGGCACAGATGAGCCGACGCATGGAAAAACTCGTCTCGATCCGCGAGGAACTCGACGAAGAGCACGAGTCCCAGCAGTCCTATCGCGGTCCGGAGGACGCGGAGTACGGTCTCATCACCTGGGGGTCCCAGCAGGGGACCGTCGAGGAAGCGGTCGATCGACTCAACGAAAGAGGCGTCTCCGTCAAGTCGATCGGCGTCAGCGATCTGATGCCGTACCCCGAACAGGAGATGACCGAGTTCCTCGAAAGCGTCGAGGAAGCCATGATCGTCGAGATGAACGCCACCGCACAGTTCCGCGGGCTCACCCAGAAGGAGCTCGGCCAGTTCGGCGAGAAACTGACCAGCTTCCTCAAGTACGACGGGAACCCGTTCGAGCCCGAGGAGGTCGTCGAGGCCTTCGAAGCACAGATCAACGGCGCGGACGAATCGCCGGTAACCCGAACCGAGATTCGCCCTGCCGCGGGGGACTAATCGAGGAGATTCACACATGAGTGCATTCAACGCAATCGGTGAAGAACGCGATATCGACCGAGACGAGTACACACCCGGCATTGAGCCACAGCCGACGTGGTGTCCTGGCTGTGGTGACTTCGGCGTCCTCAAGGCGCTGAAACAGGCGCTTCCGGAAGTCGGCCGAACGCCCGAGGAGACGCTACTCTGTACAGGAATCGGCTGTTCCGGTAAACTGAACAGCTATCTGGACACGTACGGCTTCCACACGATCCACGGCCGATCGCTCCCGGTCGCCCGTGCGGCAAAGCTGGCGAACCCCGGCCTCGAAGTTATCGCCGCCGGCGGTGACGGCGACGGCTACGGTATCGGCGGGAACCACTTCATGCATACGGCCCGGGAGAACCACGATATGACGTATATCGTGTTCAATAACGAGATCTTCGGACTGACGAAGGGACAGACGTCCCCGACCAGCCCCAAGGGCCACAAGTCCAAGACCCAGCCTTCGGGCAGCGCGAAGACGCCGATCCGACCGCTCAGCCTCTCGCTGACATCGGGGGCGTCCTACGTCGCCCGAACGGCCGCGGTCAACCCGAACCAGGCCAAGGAGATCCTTATCGAGGCCATCGAGCACGACGGCTTTGCCCACGTGGACTTCCTGACTCAGTGTCCGACCTGGAACAAGGACGCCAAGCAGTACGTCCCATACGTCGACATCCAGGACAGCGACGACTACGACTTCGACGTCACGGATCGCCGCGAGGCGAGCGAGATGATGTACGAAGCCGAGGACGCCCTCCACGAGGGAACCGTCCTCACCGGACGCTTCTACGTCGACGAGGACCGACCGTCCTACCAGGAAGAAAAGAAGGCAATCGGCGAAATGCCCGAGGAACCGCTTGCAGAGCGGTACTTCGCCGACGACTACGACTGGGACCAGAAGCGCTCCTACGACCTGCTCGACCGACACGTCTGAGCGGGTAGCCGACGTCGTATTTCTTCTTGGAAACGCGGTAGCTATTGTCCGATAATCGAGATTAACTGATTCAAAAGATATTTTCCCTCTGCCGCAAAATTAGTATGTATGAGTAGCGAATCGACGGCAAATCGCATTCTCTCTGTTCTCGAAGAGGACGCCAAAGCGTCCTACGCGGAGATCGCGGAGCGGGCGGACGTCTCGAAGCCCACCGTCCGCAAGTACATCGAACAGCTCGAAGAGGACGGCGTCATTATCGGATACTCCGCCGACGTAGACCCCAAAAAGCTAGCGAGCAAGTCCATCGCGCTCGTCGGCCTCGATGTTGCCAGCGATGAGTACGTCAAGGCGACCCGGGAGATCAAAGAGCTCGAGGAGGTCGAATCACTGTACAGCTCGAGCGGCGACCATATGCTGATGGCGGAGGTACGGGCAGCCGACGGCGACGACCTCGCGGAAATCATCAGCGACAAACTGGTCGAGATCGATGGAGTCACCGCAGCGCATCCGTCCTTCCTGCAGGAGCGATTGAAATAGGGAACAGGTCACTGGCTTCGAGGATTACTGTGTCGACCACGGCTGTTTTGCCGTCGGACGCCAAACCATGGGTATGGCAGAGTATCGACGTGCGACGCGGATCCACGCCCCCCTCGAAGATGTCTGGGAGTTTCACTCGACCGAACAGGGCCTCGAAGCGCTGACCCCCGACTGGATGGGCCTTGAGGTCGAGTCCGTGATCGGACCGGACGGCGAGCCTGATCCCACCGTGCTCGAAGCGGGCTCGAAACTCCAGATGTCGGTCCGACCGTTCGGTGTCGGGCCGCGCCAGTCGTGGACCTCGGTAATCACCGAACGCGAGGAGCGAGACGGCGTCGCGTGGTTCACCGACGTGATGGAAGACGGACCCTTCTCGGCGTGGGAGCACACTCACTCGTTTTACGCCGACGGAGAGACGACGCTGCTCCGCGACCGGGTCGAGTACGAACTCCCCTTCGGCGCGCTGGGCCGGGCCGTCGCACCGCTCTCGGGGATCGGGTTCGCGCCGATGTTTCGTAAACGCCATCAGGTAACAACGGAGCTACTGGAGAGCGGTAGCTGGCGGCGGCAGCGGTAGGCGAGCCAACTGTCGTCTGAAACCACCGACGCTACAATTTTCGAACCGTTTTACTACAATAATTATAGTATTGGCCAATCATCGCTGAAGCCGATACTGAGACGGTTCCTCGAAGGGAACAGTCGGAGCCGAAATCGGTAAGCCACTCGACACCACCACTTCGAGCGTGTCACGGAGCCTGCGGGAATGGGGAAACGAGCACGTCTCGCCGATGTTAGCACTCGCCGGTGCCGTGGTCGCGATGAGTACCGCGTCGATCCTGATCCGCTGGAGCGCCGCGCCGTCAAGCGTCGTCGCGTTCTATCGCGTCCTGTTCACGCTCGCGCTCGTCGTCCCATTCGTGCTCGGCGAGCGCCGCTCGGAGTTCAGAACGCTGTCCCGACGCGACCTGCTGTCGGCGACAGCGGCCGGGATCGCGCTTGGAATCCACTTTGCCGCGTGGTTCGAGAGCCTGGCGTGGACGAGCGTCGCCGCCTCGGTTACGCTCGTCCAGACCCAGCCCGTCTTCGTCGCGATCGGTGCGTATCTCCTGCTTGACGAGCGGATCGACCGGCGGATCGTCGGCGGTATCGTCCTGACGGTCTGTGGTGCTGCCGCGATGACGCTCGCTGATCCCGGCGCGGCGATCGCGGTCGAGGGCGACGCCCGATTCGGAAACACGCTCGCGCTCGTCGGTGCCGTTGCCGCCGGTGCGTACGTCCTTGCCGGGCGCTCGATCCGCCAGCGTGTGTCGGTGTTCCCCTACGTGACGGTCGTCTACGCGAGCTGTGCGCTCACGCTCCTTGCGGTCGTCGGGGCGCAGGACGCTGCACTACTGGGCTATCCGCCGCGTGAGTGGGTGCTTTTCGTTGCGCTCGCAGCCGGTCCGGGACTGCTGGGCCATACGGTGATCAACTGGGCGCTCGAACACGTTCGTTCGACCGTCGTCGGTATCACGATGCTCGGCGAGCCGGTCGGGGCCACGATCCTGGCGGTTCTCCTGCTCGCCGAGGTTCCGGGAACGGGAACTGTCCTTGGCGGAGTGATTGTCCTCGGCGGGATCTACCTAGCGAGCACGTCCCGGAGCAGTGGCGGCGACCGAGAAGAGGGCAGTGGCGGCGACCGCGAGGAAGGAAGTAATCGCGACAGCGACGTAGCGGCGAAAATCGACTGACCTACTCCGCGTACTCCGGTCGCTGTTCGTACTCGATGGGGTCGCGGACCCCAATCCGCTGGAACGCTTCGAGCCTGAACTTACAGGCATCGCAGGTGCCACAGGCAGGGGTGTTCTCCCGGTAACAGCTCCACGTGTGTTCGTAGGGGACGTCGAGTTCGACGCCGCGTTCGGCGATATCGGTCTTGGACCACTCGACGAACGGCGCTTCGATCGAGAGATCGGTGTCGGGTTTCGTCCCGGTCTCGACGACTGACTGGAATGCCTCGAAAAAGGCCGGGCGACAGTCCGGATATCCGGAGAAGTCCTCGCTATGTGCGCCGATAAACACGGCTTCACACTCGTTCGCCTCGGCGTAAGACACCGCCATCGAGAGCAAGTTCGCGTTCCGGAACGGGACGTACGTGTCGGGGATCTCGTCGTCGGGAGTGTCACCGGCGTCCTCGACATCGAGACCTTCGTCCGTCAAACTCGATGCGCCGATACGTTCGAGGTGGCTGGTTTCGACAGCGAGGAAGCCGGCGGCATCGATATCGTCTGCGAGCCGACGAGCGCACTCCAGTTCACGGTCTTCGGTCCGCTGGCCGTAAGAGGTGTGCAACAGGAACAGTTTGTAGCCCTGCTCGCGCGCCTCGTACGCAGCAGTTGCGCTGTCCATACCGCCGGAGGCCAGGACGACGGCTCCGGGGGGCGATTTGTCGGGGACGGTCGATTCGGATTGGTCGGTCATGATCAGGTTTCAGGGGCGTCGTTCCAGCGGTCGCCGTGAATTACGGGGGTAAAATAAAAACCGTCTTCGATCACTCATCTAGCTGGTCCTGCAGCTGGTTTTTCGCCTCTGAGCGTTTTTTGGACTCGATGCTCGGGGCCTGACCGGTAAAATCGAACGTTACGGTATCGACCGTCCGCCGGTACACGTTGGTGCGTCGACCTTCTTCCGAGAGCTGTCGCCCCTCGCAACGAAGCAACCCGGCGTCTTCGAGTTCTTCGATCCGGCGGTAGCAGGTTGCGATCGGGATCTCGATCCGGTCGCTCAACTCCTGTGCAGAGGTCGGCGTCCGTGTCTCGTTCAGTATCTCCGCGCTGTACTTCCCACCGAGTGCCGAAAGGAGTGTCTCCGTCGGAACTGAAGATCCGTCGACTGTCTCCGTTGAGAGCATATTCTGAACAGTATCTCGTTATCAGATTTGAAGCTTGTGGCACGTACGGGCAGTCAACGGGTAACCGTGGTCAATGTTTTTGTTG harbors:
- a CDS encoding DUF3194 domain-containing protein, whose product is MPDDEEVVQTAAEAAEGLILSRVKNSNVEDVDVTVTFEDGVLDVDVYLNAPEADEDEQVVADDAALAAQSAVDDLFEDAS
- a CDS encoding 2-oxoacid:acceptor oxidoreductase subunit alpha, which gives rise to MTDDELIWRIAGGSGDGIDSTSQNFAKALMRSGLNVFTHRHYPSRIRGGHTYVEIRATEDDVKSRGDGYNFLLALGDSFARNPKENAYYGEEEIKPLYENLDELREGGIIVYDSGMLDTDDIPNFDERVEENDWHVFDINLREIAKEHGREIMRNTAGVGVTAALLDMELDEIENLMEDAMGGDMLEANLNVLHDAYEMTNEEYEFEHDLTVPTGEHDEEQVLVSGSNGVAYGALDAGCRFIAGYPMTPWTDVFAIMSQNLPEFGGIAEQVEDEIAAAALAVGASHAGVKAMSGSSGGGFALMGEPLGLAEMTETPIVLIEAMRAGPSTGLPTKPEQGDLESILYSSQGDSNRVVFAPADPAEAYDQTRMAFKLAYDYQIPAIVIIDQKLSGENRNVPKSFFDRPVDADPGSVLTEEELAEAPHDESGKFERFIHETDNGVAPRSLPGQKDGRYLATGNEHNKAGHIDEDPDNRVAQMSRRMEKLVSIREELDEEHESQQSYRGPEDAEYGLITWGSQQGTVEEAVDRLNERGVSVKSIGVSDLMPYPEQEMTEFLESVEEAMIVEMNATAQFRGLTQKELGQFGEKLTSFLKYDGNPFEPEEVVEAFEAQINGADESPVTRTEIRPAAGD
- the queC gene encoding 7-cyano-7-deazaguanine synthase QueC, with translation MTDQSESTVPDKSPPGAVVLASGGMDSATAAYEAREQGYKLFLLHTSYGQRTEDRELECARRLADDIDAAGFLAVETSHLERIGASSLTDEGLDVEDAGDTPDDEIPDTYVPFRNANLLSMAVSYAEANECEAVFIGAHSEDFSGYPDCRPAFFEAFQSVVETGTKPDTDLSIEAPFVEWSKTDIAERGVELDVPYEHTWSCYRENTPACGTCDACKFRLEAFQRIGVRDPIEYEQRPEYAE
- a CDS encoding thiamine pyrophosphate-dependent enzyme, coding for MSAFNAIGEERDIDRDEYTPGIEPQPTWCPGCGDFGVLKALKQALPEVGRTPEETLLCTGIGCSGKLNSYLDTYGFHTIHGRSLPVARAAKLANPGLEVIAAGGDGDGYGIGGNHFMHTARENHDMTYIVFNNEIFGLTKGQTSPTSPKGHKSKTQPSGSAKTPIRPLSLSLTSGASYVARTAAVNPNQAKEILIEAIEHDGFAHVDFLTQCPTWNKDAKQYVPYVDIQDSDDYDFDVTDRREASEMMYEAEDALHEGTVLTGRFYVDEDRPSYQEEKKAIGEMPEEPLAERYFADDYDWDQKRSYDLLDRHV
- a CDS encoding disulfide bond formation protein B, with product MYFSLGMGSTPCDLCWCQRIFMYPLVVILGIGAYQNNDRPALILLSLSVSGALLAASHPHIQYATVGVGSCTVGGGCTTVQYELLGLSIPNMALIGFLLFIGIAIVGVLDGQLNR
- a CDS encoding prefoldin subunit beta, with the protein product MQGNLPPEAQEKLEQLQDLQETAQQVATQKNEAETQLNEAELALDELEDIDEDTVMYQEVGELLVETDYETASEDLEEKVDSLEIRVETLTKQEERVQEQFEDLQGDLEELLGGGPGGAPMGGPGGA
- the lrpA1 gene encoding HTH-type transcriptional regulator LrpA1; protein product: MSSESTANRILSVLEEDAKASYAEIAERADVSKPTVRKYIEQLEEDGVIIGYSADVDPKKLASKSIALVGLDVASDEYVKATREIKELEEVESLYSSSGDHMLMAEVRAADGDDLAEIISDKLVEIDGVTAAHPSFLQERLK
- a CDS encoding DNA-directed RNA polymerase subunit P; this encodes MSYKCSRCKRDVELDEYGGVRCPYCGHRVLLKERSRDVKEVDVE
- the surE gene encoding 5'/3'-nucleotidase SurE, producing the protein MDETEDLEILLTNDDGIGSVGIRALHDALAEVGNVTVVAPADDQSAVGRAISTEVEIEEHALGYAIQGTPSDCVVAGLEAIGPYPDLVVSGCNRGANLGQYVLGRSGTVSAAVEAAFFGVPAIAVSLYVPTGDLAFHEIEVTREDYAEAVRATEYLAERAISEGVFEDADYLNVNAPVPDNEPAGMTITSPSHVYDMDATHNGDSITLHDRIWERMAEANIDDPEGTDRRAVVEGNISVSPLTAPHTTEHHDALDTLVGDYENC
- a CDS encoding SRPBCC family protein, translating into MAEYRRATRIHAPLEDVWEFHSTEQGLEALTPDWMGLEVESVIGPDGEPDPTVLEAGSKLQMSVRPFGVGPRQSWTSVITEREERDGVAWFTDVMEDGPFSAWEHTHSFYADGETTLLRDRVEYELPFGALGRAVAPLSGIGFAPMFRKRHQVTTELLESGSWRRQR
- a CDS encoding 50S ribosomal protein L37ae, whose protein sequence is MAEGKRRQTGSSGRFGARYGRVARKRVSEIESDMQNATVDGDDVKRVGTGIWINEETGEKFAGGAYRPDTPAGRSVKRSIRAALSEDE
- a CDS encoding DMT family transporter, coding for MLALAGAVVAMSTASILIRWSAAPSSVVAFYRVLFTLALVVPFVLGERRSEFRTLSRRDLLSATAAGIALGIHFAAWFESLAWTSVAASVTLVQTQPVFVAIGAYLLLDERIDRRIVGGIVLTVCGAAAMTLADPGAAIAVEGDARFGNTLALVGAVAAGAYVLAGRSIRQRVSVFPYVTVVYASCALTLLAVVGAQDAALLGYPPREWVLFVALAAGPGLLGHTVINWALEHVRSTVVGITMLGEPVGATILAVLLLAEVPGTGTVLGGVIVLGGIYLASTSRSSGGDREEGSGGDREEGSNRDSDVAAKID
- a CDS encoding GMP synthase subunit A, producing the protein MTKIDVVDNHGQFTHLEQRALRDMGIDTELIDNETPPEEIDADGLVLSGGPDIDDIGRCGEYLDLDIPVLGICLGMQIIADELGGRVGGGEYGGYADVTVELLEEDDPLTGSLYPETRVWASHADEVKELPAGFELTGKSDVCGVESMSNTGRDLYGVQWHPEVAHTEEGEELFENFRAICEE
- a CDS encoding ArsR/SmtB family transcription factor — translated: MLSTETVDGSSVPTETLLSALGGKYSAEILNETRTPTSAQELSDRIEIPIATCYRRIEELEDAGLLRCEGRQLSEEGRRTNVYRRTVDTVTFDFTGQAPSIESKKRSEAKNQLQDQLDE
- a CDS encoding KEOPS complex subunit Pcc1 gives rise to the protein MDAFVHGATYTFAYDSATVATIIERSIRPEVGDIDDERSKVSLSRSDSTIEITVEATDLVALRAASNTWLTLVDVAESLADRGRACR